The Roseomonas marmotae genomic sequence ATTCGCTGCGGCATCCCGGTAATAGGTGAGCCCCTGGACGAAGGAGGAAGCGCAGTTGCCGACGCCGACCACACCGACGCGAAGTGATGCTGAACCCGACACGACACCTCCATCCCGACTCTTTGGTATGCTTGCCGTGCGCCCGATCCTGTGGCGTGATTTCCGCAGTAGCGCGGCCCAGGTGCAGCTTTCAACGACGGCGCGGCATCTAAGTTGATCCTGCCGTTGATAATATTTTGATTCCCCGTCACGTCTGGTCGTTTCTTGCCTGGAGAAACACGGCCGCTACGCTTCGAGCACAACTTCGTGCCTTCCATTGGTCCGTCGGATCACGACCAAGTGATCCCATGGGTCCTTATGCTTTCCTGCAACCTGGCGGGAACTGCCTGTGGAATTGCTAACTCCTGCGAAACCATGGCTATGCAGTAACGTTCTGATTTGGGATCATCTTCTACTTACCTACTCCGCCGGGTTCCACGTGCGGATGGGATTCATCACCGTGCCCGCTGTAACGGGCGCCTGCCACAAGGGCTAGTGCATGAAAGAAACCATCCTGATCACCGGTGGTGCGGGTTTCATTGGCAGTCATGTGGCACGGGCTCTTCTGGAGCGAGGGTACAAGGTCAGGGTCATCGATAGTCTGATTGATCAGGTTCATAATGGCCGTGGCCCGACTCTGCTGGCCCCCGAGGTCGAGTTCATCAAGGGTGACGTGCGGGACGAGGGCGCCTTGTCCCAGGCGCTGGAAGGTGTTGGCAGCGTCATTCACCTCGCCGCCGAAGTCGGTGTCGGGCAGAGCATGTATGCGATCGACCGTTATGTGTCGGTCAATGAACTCGGCACCGCGACGCTGTTCCAGCAACTGATCCGCCGCCCCGTGCGCCGCGTCGTCGTCGCCTCCTCGATGAGCATCTATGGCGAGGGGCTCTATCGCGACGCCGATGGCCGCCTCCATGAGGATGTGCTGCGCGCCCCGCGGCGCGATGCCTCGGCGGGGTGGGATCCGCTCGACCCTCTCGGGCGGCCGCTGCTGCCGGTGCCGACGCCGGAAGGCAAACGACCGCAGCTCGCCTCCGTCTATGCCATCAATAAGTATATGCAGGAGCGGATGACGCTGACCGTGGCGCCCGCCTATGGAATGGAAGGCGTCGCCCTGCGGCTCTGGAATGCCTATGGGCCCGGGCAGGCGCTCTCCAACCCCTATACAGGTGTGCTGGCCATCTTCGCCGCCCGGCTGCAGAACCGGCAGCGGCCGATGGTCTTCGAGGATGGGCAGCAACGGCGCGACTTCGTTCATGTCGGCGATGTGGCGCGAGCCTTCATGCTCGCGCTGGAGCATCCCCGCGCGGCAGGGCAGGTCTATAATGTCGCCAGCGGCCAGGACCGCACGGTCGAGGAGGTGGCGCTGGCCCTCGCGGCGGCCATGGGCTGCCCGGACCTGACACCCGAGATCACCGGCAAGGCCCGCAGCGGCGATATCCGTCACAACATCCCGGACATCACGCGCATTCAGAGCGAGCTGGGCTTCACCGTCGCGCGCGATTTCCAGAAGGACCTCGCCGAACTGGCGGAATGGGTGGCTGCGCAGCAGGCCGAGGACCGCGTGCTTCAGGCCCGACGCGAGCTGGAGATGCGGGGGCTGGTCGCGTGAGCGGGGCCGGCGGCGGCATGGGAAGGCCTGCTCTCACGGGGCGGCGCCCCGTCCTGGTCACAGGCGGCGCCGGCTTCATCGGCTCCAACCTCGCCGACCGGCTGGCGCAGCAGGGGCATGACGTGCTGGTCTTCGATGCCCTGGCTCGCCCTGGCGTCGAGGCCAACTTGGCCTGGCTGCAACAGCGCCATCCCGCCCGCATTTCCACGATGGTCGCCGATATCCGCGATGCCGCCGCCGTGGAGGAGGCGCTGCGCGACGCACAGGTCGTCTTCCATCTGGCGGGTCAGGTGGCGGTGACCACCAGCCTGGTGGCGCCGCAGGATGATTTCGACATCAACCTGCGCGGCACCTTCATGCTGCTGGAGGGGCTGCGGCGGCGCGGGGGCGGGGTACCGCTGGTCTTCGCCAGCACCAACAAGGTCTATGGCAATCTCGGCGATGTCGCGCTGGAGCAGGTCGGCGAATGCTATGTGCCGTCCGATCCGGCGGTCCGAGCTTCCGGCATCGGCGAGGCCCGGCCGCTCGATTTCCACACGCCCTATGGCTGCTCGAAGGGTGCGGCGGACCAGTATGTGCTGGATTTCGACCGCAGCTTCGGCGTGCCGACGGTCGTGCTGCGGATGAGCTGCATCTACGGCCAGCGCCAGATGGGAACCGAGGACCAGGGTTGGGTCGCGCATTTCCTGATCCGCGCCCTGAAGGGCGAGCCGATCAGCATCTTCGGCGATGGCCGCCAGGTGCGCGACGTGCTGCAGGTGGATGACGCGGTCAGGGCCTATCTGAACGCCTGGGGCCGCATCGGCACGGTGCATGGCCGGGCCTTCAATCTCGGCGGCGGGCCCGGCAATGCCATCAGCCTGCGGCAGCTTGTCGCGGCGATCGAGGAACTGCTCGGCCGCCGGGTCGAGCTGCAATTTGCCGACTGGCGGGCAGGGGACCAGCGCTACTACGTCTCCGACACCCGCGCCACGCGGCTTGAGCTGGGGCTGGCGGAGCCGACATCCTGGCGCGCGGGCGTCGCGGCGCTGGCCCAGTGGCTGGAGAGGGAAGGGGGGCTGCAGGCCGCGACCAAGCTGGAGGCCCTGACGTGAGGAGGCCTCCGCCCCCCTGCGCCGCCACGCATACTCAACGCCGGGTGCGGTATGTCGGCGCCCTCGACTGAACCCGCCGGACAGCCGCGGATCTTCCTGACCACCGACGCTGTCGGCGGCGTCTGGACCTATGCCCTGGACCTGGCGCGGGGATCGTCGGCGCGTGGTATGGCCATCACCCTGGCCGTGCTGGGTCCGCCTGCCAGCCCCGCGCAGATGGCCGAGGCAGGCTCCATTCCCGGCTGCCGTCTGCTGCCGACAGGACTCCCGCTGGACTGGGCGGGCGCCGATGCCGCCACTCTGCGGGCCGCCGGACGGGCCCTGGCCGCTCTGGCGGCCGAGGAGGGCGCGGAGCTGGTGCATCTGAACAGCCCGGCCCTGGCGGCCCATGCCGGCTTCGCCGCGCCGCTGGTCATCGGCTGCCATTCCTGCGTCGCCACCTGGTGGCATACCGTGCGCGGTACCGCGCTGCCGCCCGACTTTGCCTGGCAGAGAGATCTGGTGGCCGCGGGCTATCACGCCGCGAAGCTTCTGGTGGCGCCGAGCGCGTCTTTCGCGCGGATGACAGAGCGGCTTTACGACCTGCCGGTGCCGCCGCGCGTCGTCCATAACGGCCGCGCTGCCCGTAGTCCCACGCCGGCGGCAGCCTCGCGCGAGGGCATCCTCGCCGCGGGCCGGCTCTGGGACGAGGCGAAGAACATCGCCCTGCTGGACCGCATCGCGCCCCGCCTCGCCATACCGATCGAGGTGGCGGGGCCGCTGGTCGCCCCGCATGGCGGTACGGCCAGACTGACGAAGCTGCGCCATCTCGGCCTGCTGGGCGCCGAGGAGATGGCCCACCGCTTCGCCGCCGCCGGCATCTTCGTCTCGCCCGCCCGCTACGAGCCCTTCGGCCTGGCGGTGCTGGAGGCGGCGCAGGCCGGCTGCGCCCTGCTGCTCTCGGATATCCCCTCCTTCCGCGAGATCTGGGGCGATGCCGCCGATTACGCGGCCCCGGATGACGAGGCCGGGTTCCTGGAGGGGCTGCACCGCCTCTCGGCCGATGCGGCCCTGCGCGCCCGGCGTGGCGCCGCGGCGCAGCAGCGCGCCGCCCGCTACAGCGGGGACGCCATGGTGGAGGGCATGATCGCGCTCTACCGCGACATGCTGCCGCAACGCATTCGCCTGGAGGCCGCCGCGTGAAGCTGGTCTATTTTACGCATTCCCTCGGTTCCTGCTGGAACCATGGCAACGCGCATTTCCTGCGCGGGGTGCTGCGCGAATTCATCCATCGCGGTGACGAAGTCCTGGCCATGGAGCCAGCCGGCGCCTGGAGCCTGGCGAATCTACTGCAGGACCACGGGCCCGCCGGGTTGGAAGCCTATCATTCCGCCTATCCCGAGTTGAGTTCGCGGCGCTTCGACAACTTCACGGCCTGCGAGGCCGCGGTCGAGGATGCCGATCTCGTCATCGTGCATGAATGGAACGAGCCGGCGCTGGTCGAGGCCCTGGGCAGGCTGCGCCGGCAGGGCGGGCGCTTCACGCTCCTGTTCCACGATACCCATCACCGCGCTGTCTCCGACCCCGGTGCCATCCGCGCCTTCGACCTCGATGGTTATGACGGCGTGCTGGCCTTCGGCGAGGCGCTGGCGGAAGTCTATCGCCGCTGGGGCTGGGGCGGACGTGTCTGGACCTGGCATGAGGCCGCCGATACCCGCCATTTCCGCCCGCCGGCCCAGGAAGGCCCGCGCGAGGGATTGGTCTGGATCGGCAACTGGGGCGATGGCGAGCGCAGCGAGGAAATTGAATCCATGCTGCTGCGCCCGGCGCGGGATGCCGGCCTGCCGCTCGACATTCATGGGGTACGCTATCCCGAGGAAGCGCTGGTCACCCTGCGTGGCTATGGCGTGGCTTTCAAGGGGTGGTTGCCGAATGCCCGCGCCCCTGAGGTCTTCGCGCGGCATCTGGCCACGGTGCATGTGCCCCGGCGCTTCTATGTGACGATGCTGCCGGGCATCCCGACCATCCGTGTCTTCGAGGCGCTGGCCTGCGGCATTCCGCTGCTCTCCGCCCCTTGGCGGGACAGCGAGAATCTCTTCCGCCCTGGCGAGGACTTCCTCTTCGCCGCCGACGATGCAGAAATGACTGCGCATCTGCGGGCCCTCCGGCACGATCCGGCGCTGCGCGCCTCGCTGGCCAGGAAGGGGCTGGAAACCATCCGCAGCCGCCATAGCTGCGCGCACCGGATGCGGGAACTGCTGAACATTCTGGCCCAGCTGCGGCCCGGGGCCCTGGTGGAGACTGCCGCATGAAGATTGCCTTCTTTGGTTCCAGCCTGCTGTCCTCCTACTGGAACGGCGCGGCGACCTATTATCGCGGCCTGTTGCGGGATCTCGCCGGCCGTGGCTACGACATCACCTTCTTCGAGCCCGATGCCTTCGACCGGCAGAAGCACCGCGATATCGAACCGCCGGACTGGGCACGCGTCGTCGTCTATGACGCGACGGAAGCGGCGCTGCGCGAGGTCATCTCTCGCGCGGCTGAAGCCGATGTGGTGGTGAAGGCGAGCGGCGTCGGCGTCTTCGATGAGGAATTGCTGGAAGGCGTGGTGCGCGCGGCGCGGCCCGGCGCCATCCGCATCTTCTGGGATGTCGATGCGCCGGCGACGCTGGCCGAGATCGCCGGTTCGCCCGAGCATGTATTGCGCCGCGTGCTGCCGAAGCTTGATTTCGTGCTGACCTATGGCGGCGGCCCGCCGGTGGTCGAGGCCTATACCGGCTTCGGCGCGCGGCGCTGCCTGCCCATCTACAATGCGCTGGACGCGGAGACGCATCACCCCGTCCCACGCGACCGCCGCTTCGCCGCCGACCTCGCTTTCCTGGGCAACCGGCTGCCGGACCGCGAGCAGCGTGTCGAGACCTTCTTCCTGGATGCCGCCGACCGGCTGCCGGGGCGGGACTTCCTGATCGGCGGCAATGGCTGGGAGAGCAAGCCGATGCCGCCGAATGTGCGGCATATCGGCCATGTCTATACACGCGACCACAACGCCTTCAACTGCTCGCCCCTCGCGGTGCTGAACATCGCCCGCGACAGCATGGCCTCCACCGGCTACTCGCCGGCCACCCGCGTCTTCGAGGCCTGCGGCGCGGGCGCCTGCCTGATGACCGATGCCTGGGTCGGTCTGGAGATGTTCCTGAAGGAAGGCGAGGAAGTGCTGGTGGCGCGCGACGGGCAGGACGTCGCCGAGCAGCTTGCGGCGCTGACCCCCATGCGCGCGCGTGCCATCGGCGAGGCCGGGCGCAGGCGCATCCTGGCGGGGCATACCTACGCCATTCGTGGCGCCGAGGTGGATGCGCTGCTGCGGCGCCAGGCCGAAGCCCTGCGCGATGGCGTGGCCGAGAGCGTCATGTGATGAAGGATGCGCCGCTCGACATCGTCGTACTCGGCCTTAGCCTCTCCTCCTCCTGGGGGAATGGCCATGCGACGACCTACCGCGCATTGCTGCGCTCGCTCGCGGCGCGCGGCCACCGCATCCTCTTCCTGGAACGCGACGTGCCTTGGTATGCCGCGCATCGCGACCTGCCGGAGCCGGATTTCTGCCGCCTCGCGCTCTACCCGGATCTGGCCGCGCTGCGTGGCTGGTCCGATGCCGTCGCCCGGGCCGACGCGGTCATCGTCGGTTCCTATGTGCCGGAGGGTGTGGCCGTCGGCCGCTTCGTGCAGGAGACGGCGAGGGGCGTCACCGCCTTCTACGACATCGATACGCCCGTCACTCTGGCCAAGCTGCGGAACGGGGATACCGAATACCTCTCGCCGGAGCTGATCCCGGGCTACGACGTCTATCTCTCCTTCACCGGCGGGCCGACGCTCGACCTGCTGATGGAGTGTTATGGCTCGCCCGCCGCGCGGCCGCTCTACTGCTCGGTGGATGCCGGAGCTTACCGGCCCCGCGATGTCGGCTTCCGCTGGGATCTCAGCTATCTCGGCACCTATAGCTCCGACCGGCAACCGGTGCTGGAGCGGCTGCTGCTGGAGCCGGCGCGCCGCGCGCCGGAGCTGCGCTTCGTCGTCGCCGGCCCGCAATATCCGGCCGATATCGTCTGGCCCGCCAATGTGGAACGGCTGGAGCATGTGTCCCCGTCGGACCACCCGGCCTTCTACAGCGCCAGCCGATACACCCTGAACGTTACGCGCGCCGACATGGTGCAGGCCGGCTACAGCCCGAGCGTGCGGCTCTTCGAGGCCGCCGCCTGCGGCACGCCGGTCATTTCCGATATCTGGGACGGGATCGAGACGGTGCTGAGACCAGGGCGGGAGATCGTCCTGGCCCGCGACGCCGGGGCGGTGCTGGCAGTACTTCGGGAGCAGGCCCCGACGGACCGCGACTGCATGGCCCGGGCGGCGCGCAGCCGCATCCTGGCCGAGCACACCGCCGACCACCGCGCCGTGGAACTCGTGGCGCATCTGAACGAGGCATCGGCGCGCAGGTCCACGCCTTCTCCGCAGGGGGGCTGGTCCGTGGCTTCTGCCCGTGGCGTGCTCACAGCAAAGCAGGGGGAGCTCCATGAAGAAGGCTAGGACGAAGCAAGTTCTCGTGGCTGGCGGAGCGGGCTTCCTGGGGTCGCATCTCTGCGAGGCGCTGCTGGCCGATGGCGCGCAGGTCTGGTGCCTGGACAATCTGCAGACCGGCCAGAGGCGCACGCTGCGGAAGCTGGAGAACGAGCCCCGCTTTACCTTCATCGAGGGCGATGTCATCGAGCCGGTTCCGGCCCGCCAGCTGCCACGGCAACTCGATCAGGTCTTCAACCTCGCCTGCGCCGCATCCCCGGTGCAGTATCAGGCGGACCCAGAGCACACGATGCTGACCAGCGTGCTCGGCACCCGCAACCTGCTGCGGCTGGCGGAGAAGCACGGCGCACGCTTCCTGCTGACCTCCACCAGCGAGGTCTATGGCGACCCGGAGATGCATCCGCAGGCCGAAAGTTACCGCGGCAATGTCAATTGCACCGGCCCCCGCGCCTGTTACGACGAGGGCAAGCGCGCCGCCGAGGCCCTGGCCTTCGACTTCCACCGTGCCAGCCGCGCCGAGGTGCGGGTGGCCCGCATCTTCAACACCTATGGCCCGCGCATGCGGGCCGATGACGGGCGCGTCGTCTCCAATGTCATCACCCAGGCGCTGGATGGGGTGGATATCACCGTCTATGGCGATGGCAGCCAGACGCGCTCCTTCTGCTATGTCGATGACATGGTCGACGGATTGATGCGGCTGATGGGTTACGACGGCGAGCAACCCGGCCCCGTCAATATCGGCAATCCCGTGGAGCTGACGGTCTCCGAACTGGTGCAGCAGGTGCTGGCCCTGACCGGCTCGCGCTCCTCCGTCATGTACATGCCGCTGCCGGAGGATGACCCGCGACGCCGCCGCCCTGATATCAGCCGCGCGACAAAGCTGCTCGGCTGGTCTCCGCGCACCCCGCTCTCCGCCGGGCTGCGGGCGACGGTGGAGTGGTTCTCGGTGGTGGAGGCCGAGGTGGAGCCGGTGCGGACCGATGTGCCCGCGGCGCGTGTCCCGGCGGGCTGAAGGATCGGTTCCATTGCCCCGCTTCCGGCCACAGGCTCTACTGCGCGCCGGGTTGAGGGAGGATGAGGCTTGGCCGAGATCGTAACGACCGAGGTGACGCATAGCCGCTGGTCGAGGCTGATGGTCGCGACGATCCGCCTGCCGGACGGACAGGTGACGAAGCGCGACATCGAGGATCACGGCGAGGCGGCGGTGGTGCTGCCCTATGATCCGGAACGGCGGATGGCCATGCTGATCCGCCAGTTCCGCACGCCCCCTTTCTATGCCGCCGGCGACGGCATGATGCTGGAGCCCCCCGCCGGAAGGCTGGACGAGGCGGACCCGGAAGCCTGTGCCCGGCGCGAGGCGATGGAGGAGATCGGGCTGCGGCTGACGCGGCTGGAGCCGGTTGCCCGTGTCTGGACCATGCCGGCTCTCTCGACCGAGCGCGCCTGGATGTATCTCGCGCCCTATGCCCAAGGCGACCGCGTGGCGAGCGGCGGCGGGCTGGCGGAGGAGCACGAGGAGATCGAGGTGCTGGAGATGCCGCTGGCTGAACTGGCGGCCATGGCCGATGCCGGGACACTGACGGAGCTGAAGCTGCTTCTGCTGGTGCAGACGCTGCGCCTGCGCCATCCCGGGCTTTTCACGCCCGCCTGACGCCCCGCTCACCCTGCCTCTTCCGGGAAGACTTCCTGCGGGCCTCCCCATACTCTCCTCCTCAGGAGGCAGGGGAACGCGCCCTTCGCCGATCCTGAGGCTCCGCGCATCCTTGTGCGGGCTCCGCTCCTCGTGAGCGCGCCCTGAAGGCGCTGCCGGGCGGGCCGGGATATCGCTATGGCCCCCGGCGGCACCGCTTCTCAAGTCCTTCGGAGAGCCTCTGGCGGTTGTCCGGGCACCTATGCCCCCCTTCATCCGCCTCACTTTCCCAGGGCTTCCACCGCCTTCCAGATCAAGTCTGTTCCACAAGCACAGAATTTTCAGTTCTAAAAAATAGTAAGATTAGCTGCCTAAATATCGAAAAACTTTACTTTCTCGTGGCGGCAGAACCATAAGTCGTTGATTTTTATATGTGGCACGGAATATGCCTGTGACACCACGCCTCCTGTGTTTATGAGGGTGTTATACTTATGAACTGGAAAGTGGGACTTCTTTTCGGTGGTATCATGGCAGCCGTTGCGGGTTTCGCGCCCAATGCGGAAGCGGCTCTGGCGCCCTGCCCGGATTCCTGGGTGGCGGACGAAACAACCCCTCTGGTGCATAATAACTGGCAGAGCGCGGCAAGCGCTTGCCAGTACCTGACTAATCCAGACCAGCATAATGCCGCCAGCATCGACAACATCAATGCCGCTGGTTTCTTCGGGTTCAGTGACTGGGAAAGCAACGGCCAGACCCAGATGGGCAACTATTCAGGGCTGACCGGCACGTGGTCGATCGCCGACGCGAACTTCGATCTTTACGACTACATCATTGTCTTCAAGGACGGCAAGAATACCAATCTGGTCGCCTTCCTCTTCAATGAGGAATTCAGCTCGGGCCACTGGAACACCCCGTTCCTCAACCCGCCCTTCAACCTGCCTGGTCAGTCCCAGGCGCATAGCGTGAGCCATGCGACCATCGCACGGCGGCCGAGCCTGCCTGTGCCCGAGCCCGCCAGCTTGGCGGTGTTCAGCGTCGGGCTTGTCGGGCTGGCAGTGGCGCGCCGGCGCAAGGCGATCTCCAAGGCCTAACCGCATGGATTGCCGGAAGGAGTGAAGGAGGCGACCTGCCCCGGACATCCGGGGCAGGCCTTCCGGCAACGCCGTGGCGCCCGCCGCTTCCGTGGCGGGCGCTGGCTATGAAACCCCGGCAGTCCGCCGGTGCTGCCGGAGCCAGTGGGAGAATGCGGCTTCATCGATGACGCCATTCACCAGATCCAGCATCCGCTGCACGACATCCGCCGCCGTGACATCCAGTTCGATGCCATTGACCTTCAGGAACAGCACGCAGCAGGACCAGCCCGTGCGCTTGTTGGCATCGTTGAAGGCGTGGTTGCTGGCGATCCCGAAGGCATAGGCGGCAGCGAGATCGAAGAGATCGATCTCCCCCGCCCCCGCATAGGCCAGCTTGTTCACGGGCCGTCCCAGCGCGCTCTCCAGCAGGCCCGGGTCCTTCAGCCCCTGGGCGCCGCCATATTCCCGGAGTGCCTGGTCATGCAGGAAGGCAACCGCATCGGCCTCCAGAAACTCCGGCTCAGTCACCGCTTGGCAAGTTCCTGCAGCGCATCGGCCTGCTCACGCAGCACCTCACGCGCCAGTTGCAACTGGCGCTCCAGCTTGAGGTTACGCTTCACCAGCTTCACGCCATCCGCCAGTTCGACCAGCGTCAGGTCCTGCCCGACCTCGAAGCCCATGCGGATGCGTGTCTCGGACGGGAAGGTGATCCCGACGGAATTACCTTGCTTGCGGACGGTGACGACGCTCATGACAGCCTCTCGTCTTACATTTCGTAAGACGAGGATATAGCGCTTCTAAGTGGAGAAGGGTAGGGGCCGTCAGGCCGTGCCATCCTGCTCCAGCATGGCCAGGAACAGGTCCCGGGCCGCGCAGGCGGCATGGCCGTACCAGGCCATGCCCAGGCCCCATTCCGGCAGCGTGGTGCCTTCCGGAAGTTCCAGCGGGCGGAAGACCACGCCCGGCACCCGCATCCGCGCGGCCCATTCCGGCAGCATGGCGATGCCGATCCCGGCGGCGACGAGGTTGACGATGGTCTGCTTCTCCTCCGCCTCCTGCACCACGCGCGGGGAGAGGCCAAGGCTGGCGAACAGCCGCATCACCCCGTCATGGCTGTGCGGACGGGCGTGGCGCGGCGGAAGGATCAATGGCAGCCCAGCCAGTTCCGCCAGATGCAGGCGGCGGCGGCCGGCCAGCGGATGCCGGCGCGGCAGCACGGCCACGGGATGTTCCTGCAACAGCAGCCGGAAGGCCAGGCCCGGCTCGGGCGCCGCCGGGGGACGGATGAAGCCCAGGTCCAGGCGGCCACCGCGCAACTGCGGCAGGATCTCCACGGATTTCGCCTCGACCAGCCGGATCTCGATCCGGGGGTGCAGGGCCCGGAAGCGGGCCAGCAGTTCCGGCAGCAGCCCGGCGGCCGCGCTGTCGATGGCACCGATCCGCAGCGTCTCATCCGGCATCTGCGCCAGGCCGCGCACCATCCGGCTGGCGGCGGCGGCGTGTTCCAGGATGGCGCGCGCCTCGGCCGCCAGGGCCGCGCCGGCTACGGTCAAGGTGACCTGCCGCGTGGTGCGGCGCAGAAGCGCGGTACCCAGTTCCTCCTCCAGCAGCCGCACCTGCCGGCCGAGCGCCGTCGGCAGCATGTTCAGCCGGACGGCGGCACGGCCGAAATGCAACTCATCTGCCACCGCCAGGAAGCACCTGAGCTGCTTCAGCTCCAATCCATCCTCCTGCCGGCCTTCCGCCTGCAGACTATCCGACCGCCGCCGGGCCGATAGCGCCCTGGAGAGAATTATCTCCTATTTTTGCATAATTTTTTGGATGCGGTCTCCGGCGTCACTCGGTTCTAGCCTGCCTGGTAACCACAGGAGGACGCCCAGCATGCGCGAATACAGCATCGCCGCCATTCCGGCCGATGGCATCGGCCCCGAGGTCGTCGCCGCCGGCCTGCAGGCCCTTGAGGCGCTGGAGCGGCGCATGGGCAGCTTCAGGCTGAATGTCGAGCAATTCCCCTGGGGTTCCGAATACTACCGCCGGCATGGCGTGATGATGCCGGCCGACGGGCTGCAGACGCTGAAGAAGTTCGATGCCATCTATTTCGGTGCGGTCGGCGCGCCGGATGTGCCGGATCACGTCACCCTCTGGGGGCTGCGGCTGCCGATCTGCCAGGGCTTCGACCAATATGCCAATGTGCGCCCCACCAAGATCCTGCCGGGGGTGACGCCGCCGCTGCGCGACTGCGGCCCGGGAGACCTGGACTGGGTGATCGTGCGCGAGAATTCCGAGGGCGAGTATGCCGGCCATGGCGGCCGCGCGCACAGGGGCCTGCCCGAGGAAGTGGCGACCGAGGTGGCCATCTTCACCCGCGTCGGCGTCACGCGCATCATGCGCTACGCCTTCCGGCTGGCGCAGGCGCGGCCGCGCAAGCTGCTGACGGTGGTGACGAAGTCCAATGCCCAGCGCTTCGGCATGGTGATGTGGGACGAGATCGCCGAGGAGGTCTCGCGCGAGTTCCCCGATGTCACCTGGGACAAGATGCTGGTGGATGCCATGACCATGCGGATGGTGCTGAAGCCGCAGAGCCTGGACACGATCGTCGCCACCAACCTGCATGCCGACATCCTCTCCGACCTCGCCGCCGCGCTGGCGGGCTCGCTCGGCGTGGCGCCCACCGGCAATGTGGACCCGGAGCGGCGTTTCCCCTCGATGTTCGAGCCGATCCACGGCTCGGCCTTCGACATCGCCGGCAAGGGTATCGCCAACCCCGTCGCCACCTTCTGGACCGGCGCGCAGATGCTGGAGCACCTGGGCGAGCCGGAGGCCGCCGCGCGGCTGATGCGCGCGGTGGAGCGGGTGACGGGCGCGGGCATCCTGACGCCCGATCTCGGCGGCAAGGCCACGACGAAGGAGGTCACGGAGGCGGTCTGCGACGCCATCCACAGCGCCAATATCTGAGCCGGCCAGCCTGCGGACCTAACTAGAACAAAACAGGAGGAATTCCGTCCATGCTGCAACGACGCACCCTGCTGGCGGCGGGCGCCAGCCTGCTCGCCACCCCCGCCCTGCGCTCCGCCCGGGCGCAGGGCTTCCCCGACCGCCCCATCACCATCACTGTGCCCTTCACGGCCGGCGGGCCCACCGATGTCATCAGCCGGCTGGTGGCCGAGGGGATGTCGAAGGATCTGGGCCAGCCGGTGGTGGTGGAAAATGTCACCGGCGCGGGCGGCACCATCGCCGCCGCCCGTGTCGCCCAGGCGCGGCCGGACGGCCACACGCTGCTGATGCACCATATCGGCCATGCCAGCACGGCGACGCT encodes the following:
- a CDS encoding SDR family NAD(P)-dependent oxidoreductase, with amino-acid sequence MGRPALTGRRPVLVTGGAGFIGSNLADRLAQQGHDVLVFDALARPGVEANLAWLQQRHPARISTMVADIRDAAAVEEALRDAQVVFHLAGQVAVTTSLVAPQDDFDINLRGTFMLLEGLRRRGGGVPLVFASTNKVYGNLGDVALEQVGECYVPSDPAVRASGIGEARPLDFHTPYGCSKGAADQYVLDFDRSFGVPTVVLRMSCIYGQRQMGTEDQGWVAHFLIRALKGEPISIFGDGRQVRDVLQVDDAVRAYLNAWGRIGTVHGRAFNLGGGPGNAISLRQLVAAIEELLGRRVELQFADWRAGDQRYYVSDTRATRLELGLAEPTSWRAGVAALAQWLEREGGLQAATKLEALT
- a CDS encoding CgeB family protein; protein product: MKDAPLDIVVLGLSLSSSWGNGHATTYRALLRSLAARGHRILFLERDVPWYAAHRDLPEPDFCRLALYPDLAALRGWSDAVARADAVIVGSYVPEGVAVGRFVQETARGVTAFYDIDTPVTLAKLRNGDTEYLSPELIPGYDVYLSFTGGPTLDLLMECYGSPAARPLYCSVDAGAYRPRDVGFRWDLSYLGTYSSDRQPVLERLLLEPARRAPELRFVVAGPQYPADIVWPANVERLEHVSPSDHPAFYSASRYTLNVTRADMVQAGYSPSVRLFEAAACGTPVISDIWDGIETVLRPGREIVLARDAGAVLAVLREQAPTDRDCMARAARSRILAEHTADHRAVELVAHLNEASARRSTPSPQGGWSVASARGVLTAKQGELHEEG
- a CDS encoding CgeB family protein; this encodes MKIAFFGSSLLSSYWNGAATYYRGLLRDLAGRGYDITFFEPDAFDRQKHRDIEPPDWARVVVYDATEAALREVISRAAEADVVVKASGVGVFDEELLEGVVRAARPGAIRIFWDVDAPATLAEIAGSPEHVLRRVLPKLDFVLTYGGGPPVVEAYTGFGARRCLPIYNALDAETHHPVPRDRRFAADLAFLGNRLPDREQRVETFFLDAADRLPGRDFLIGGNGWESKPMPPNVRHIGHVYTRDHNAFNCSPLAVLNIARDSMASTGYSPATRVFEACGAGACLMTDAWVGLEMFLKEGEEVLVARDGQDVAEQLAALTPMRARAIGEAGRRRILAGHTYAIRGAEVDALLRRQAEALRDGVAESVM
- a CDS encoding NAD-dependent epimerase/dehydratase family protein produces the protein MKETILITGGAGFIGSHVARALLERGYKVRVIDSLIDQVHNGRGPTLLAPEVEFIKGDVRDEGALSQALEGVGSVIHLAAEVGVGQSMYAIDRYVSVNELGTATLFQQLIRRPVRRVVVASSMSIYGEGLYRDADGRLHEDVLRAPRRDASAGWDPLDPLGRPLLPVPTPEGKRPQLASVYAINKYMQERMTLTVAPAYGMEGVALRLWNAYGPGQALSNPYTGVLAIFAARLQNRQRPMVFEDGQQRRDFVHVGDVARAFMLALEHPRAAGQVYNVASGQDRTVEEVALALAAAMGCPDLTPEITGKARSGDIRHNIPDITRIQSELGFTVARDFQKDLAELAEWVAAQQAEDRVLQARRELEMRGLVA
- a CDS encoding glycosyltransferase; the protein is MSAPSTEPAGQPRIFLTTDAVGGVWTYALDLARGSSARGMAITLAVLGPPASPAQMAEAGSIPGCRLLPTGLPLDWAGADAATLRAAGRALAALAAEEGAELVHLNSPALAAHAGFAAPLVIGCHSCVATWWHTVRGTALPPDFAWQRDLVAAGYHAAKLLVAPSASFARMTERLYDLPVPPRVVHNGRAARSPTPAAASREGILAAGRLWDEAKNIALLDRIAPRLAIPIEVAGPLVAPHGGTARLTKLRHLGLLGAEEMAHRFAAAGIFVSPARYEPFGLAVLEAAQAGCALLLSDIPSFREIWGDAADYAAPDDEAGFLEGLHRLSADAALRARRGAAAQQRAARYSGDAMVEGMIALYRDMLPQRIRLEAAA
- a CDS encoding CgeB family protein, whose protein sequence is MKLVYFTHSLGSCWNHGNAHFLRGVLREFIHRGDEVLAMEPAGAWSLANLLQDHGPAGLEAYHSAYPELSSRRFDNFTACEAAVEDADLVIVHEWNEPALVEALGRLRRQGGRFTLLFHDTHHRAVSDPGAIRAFDLDGYDGVLAFGEALAEVYRRWGWGGRVWTWHEAADTRHFRPPAQEGPREGLVWIGNWGDGERSEEIESMLLRPARDAGLPLDIHGVRYPEEALVTLRGYGVAFKGWLPNARAPEVFARHLATVHVPRRFYVTMLPGIPTIRVFEALACGIPLLSAPWRDSENLFRPGEDFLFAADDAEMTAHLRALRHDPALRASLARKGLETIRSRHSCAHRMRELLNILAQLRPGALVETAA